One Catharus ustulatus isolate bCatUst1 chromosome 2, bCatUst1.pri.v2, whole genome shotgun sequence genomic window carries:
- the PDCL3 gene encoding phosducin-like protein 3 has translation MQDPNKDTEWNDILRKKGILPPKENVEEQERAKEEEQFAILQKSLVKTYEDMTLEELEENEDEFNEEDERAIEMYRQQRLAEMKAAQMKNKFGEVLEISGKDYVQEVTKAGKGIWVVLHLYKQGIPLCALINQHMSGLAKKFRDVKFIKAISTTCIPNYPDKNLPTIFVYLEGDIKAQFIGPLVFGGMNLTRDELEWKISESGAIKTDLEENPRKQIQDQLMSSIRACVPARGESDSEDD, from the exons gaTCCAAATAAAGACACAGAATGGAATGACATTCTGCGCAAGAAAGGTATCCTTCCTCCAAAGGAAAACGTGGAGGAACAGGAACGGGCAAAGGAAGAGGAGCAGTTTGCCATCCTTCAGAAATCTCTGG TGAAAACTTATGAGGACATGACTCTGGAAGAGCTAGAAGAGAATGAAGATGAATTTAATGAGGAAGATGAGAGAGCTATTGAAATGTACAG GCAGCAAAGATTAGCAGAAATGAAGGCAGCTCAAATGAAGAATAAATTCGGGGAAGTTTTGGAGATTTCAGGAAAAGATTATGTTCAAGAGGTTacaaaagctggaaaaggtATATGGGTAGTCTTACACCTCTACAAACAAGG AATTCCACTCTGTGCCTTAATAAATCAACATATGAGCGGGCTTGCAAAGAAGTTCAGAGATGTGAAATTTATCAAAGCTATCTCTACCACCTGCATTCCCAACTACCCTGATAAGAATCTGCCCACGATATTTGTGTACCTGGAGGGAGACATCAAAGCTCAATTCATTGGGCCTTTGGTGTTTGGAGGCATGAACTTGACAAGGGATG AATTGGAGTGGAAGATTTCTGAGTCGGGTGCCATCAAGACAGACCTCGAAGAGAACCCCAGGAAGCAGATCCAGGACCAGCTCATGTCCTCAATCAGGGCCTGTGTCCCAGCCAGAGGGGAGAGTGACTCAGAGGATGACTAA